A window of the Hippoglossus stenolepis isolate QCI-W04-F060 chromosome 8, HSTE1.2, whole genome shotgun sequence genome harbors these coding sequences:
- the LOC118114253 gene encoding tumor necrosis factor receptor superfamily member 6B gives MLFLQLLLLSGVLSAVPAVDPLRTFQFRSPRTGEDLTCDRCPPGTHMTAHCTASTATQCAACRREHFTELWNHLSRCLYCDSFCTANQEVETECSALSNRVCRCKEGFYWASDFCVRHSECEPGDGVQTQGTLQKNTVCEQCSDGYFSNSSSALETCVRHQECAIGQIVLLPGSVYHDSVCGTCEELANGGETLRTVLSDFFSMHRMRVVKMRRFVTRYINSSAPRQRGPLMHLITVWLAQAPEEQLRKLPQMLKASHLKNIAEKLEKRLMEIQQQSPSCSLNLLD, from the exons CTCTTCTtacagctcctcctgctctccggGGTTCTCTCCGCCGTCCCCGCGGTCGATCCTCTCCGCACCTTCCAGTTCCGGAGCCCTCGGACCGGGGAGGACCTGACGTGTGACCGGTGTCCACCAGGCACCCACATGACCGCGCACTGCACCGCCTCCACGGCCACCCAGTGCGCGGCGTGCCGGAGGGAGCACTTCACCGAGCTATGGAACCACCTGTCCCGGTGTCTGTACTGCGACAGCTTCTGCACCGCCAACCAGGAGGTGGAGACCGAGTGCTCGGCGCTCAGCAACCGGGTGTGTCGGTGCAAGGAGGGCTTCTACTGGGCCAGCGACTTCTGTGTGCGACACTCGGAGTGCGAGCCCGGGGATGGCGTGCAAACCCAGG GTACGTTGCAGAAGAACACTGTTTGTGAACAGTGTTCCGATGGCTACTTCTCCAACTCGTCTTCTGCTCTGGAAACGTGCGTAAGGCATCAGGAATGTGCAATTGGACAGATTGTGCTGCTTCCCGGCTCAGTTTACCACGACTCGGTGTGTGGCACCTGCGAGGAGCTTGCAAATGGAG GTGAGACACTCAGGACCGTCCTCTCAGACTTCTTCTCAATGCACAGGATGCGTGTGGTAAAGATGAGGAGATTTGTCACCAG GTACATCAACAGTTCGGcccccagacagagaggcccTCTCATGCATCTGATCACAGTGTGGCTGGCCCAGGCtccagaggagcagctgagaaaaCTGCCACAGATGCTGAAGGCCTCACACCTCAAAAACATAGCAGAAAAACTGGAGAAGAGACTCATGGAGATCCAGCAGCAGAGTCCAAGCTGTAGCTTAAATCTATTAGACTGA